A single Rubrivivax gelatinosus IL144 DNA region contains:
- the dapD gene encoding 2,3,4,5-tetrahydropyridine-2,6-dicarboxylate N-succinyltransferase: MTTQLQATIDLAWERRAEINAVNAPEVREAVEHVIDELDAGRLRVAERQAVGQWTVNQWVKKAVLLSFRLNDNRLMQAGELSFFDKVETKYGGADAEAIRATGVRVVPPAVARRGSFQAKNVVLMPSYVNIGAYVDEGTMVDTWATVGSCAQIGKNVHLSGGVGIGGVLEPLQANPTIIEDNCFIGARSEVVEGVIVEENSVISMGVFISQSTKIYNRMTGEVSYGRVPAGSVVVSGSLPAADGSHSLYCAVIVKQVTAATRAKTSINELLRA, from the coding sequence ATGACGACCCAGCTCCAAGCCACCATCGACCTCGCCTGGGAACGGCGTGCCGAGATCAACGCCGTCAACGCCCCCGAGGTGCGCGAGGCCGTCGAGCACGTGATCGACGAACTCGACGCCGGCCGCCTGCGCGTGGCCGAACGCCAGGCCGTCGGCCAGTGGACCGTCAACCAGTGGGTCAAGAAGGCGGTGCTGCTGTCCTTCCGCCTCAACGACAACCGCCTGATGCAGGCCGGCGAGCTGAGCTTCTTCGACAAGGTCGAGACCAAGTACGGCGGTGCCGACGCCGAGGCCATCCGTGCCACCGGCGTGCGCGTCGTGCCGCCGGCGGTGGCCCGCCGCGGCAGCTTCCAGGCCAAGAACGTCGTGCTGATGCCCAGCTACGTGAACATCGGCGCCTACGTAGACGAAGGCACGATGGTCGACACCTGGGCGACGGTGGGCTCCTGCGCGCAGATCGGCAAGAACGTGCACCTGTCGGGCGGCGTCGGCATCGGCGGCGTGCTCGAGCCGCTGCAGGCCAACCCGACGATCATCGAGGACAACTGCTTCATCGGCGCACGCTCCGAAGTCGTCGAAGGCGTGATCGTCGAGGAGAACTCGGTGATCTCGATGGGCGTGTTCATCAGCCAGAGCACCAAGATCTACAACCGCATGACCGGCGAAGTGAGCTACGGCCGCGTGCCGGCGGGCTCGGTGGTCGTCAGCGGCTCGCTGCCGGCGGCCGACGGCAGCCACAGCCTGTAC